The proteins below come from a single Aegilops tauschii subsp. strangulata cultivar AL8/78 chromosome 6, Aet v6.0, whole genome shotgun sequence genomic window:
- the LOC141026200 gene encoding uncharacterized protein, which translates to MSEKEGGNIRPDHYMRDFRDCIEDCGLQEVMMIGDTFTWSREAVRERLDRALYNEMWAEKFPYVALVHEHHIHSDHRPILLDTEYFKGLMGQQQNRKRMFEAHWLDEGTVNEIINSAWVRAKLAGLGPSLADRTKAVLNDLHEWDRETLKSPKKRINKLKKDLEKVRRGPNTAESRQKMKDIQVLIENLLDQEELIWLQRGRANWLLHGDRNTAYFHKAASACKKRNCIKKLLDDTGVWKETEEDINTIISDYFSVLFTAQVHQPDLNVLSKVQHRVTEDMNIALMAPYMAEEVRKALFSIGDLKAPGPDGLHAVFYKRFWPMLGEDLVMEVLTAVNSEVMPLGWNDTTIVMIPKGGSSLTMS; encoded by the exons ATGAGTGAAAAGGAAGGTGGTAATATCCGACCTGATCACTACATGCGGGATTTCAGAGATTGCATCGAGGACTGCGGGTTACAGGAAGTGATGATGATTGGTGATACTTTCACATGGAGCCGAGAGGCTGTCAGAGAGCGGCTTGACAGGGCTCTGTACAACGAGATGTGGGCAGAAAAATTTCCTTATGTGGCCCTAGTGCATGAACATCATATCCACTCAGACCACAGGCCTATTTTGCTTGACACTGAGTATTTCAAAGGGCTCATGGGGCAACAGCAGAATCGGAAACGAATGTTTGAAGCCCACTGGTTGGACGAAGGGACAGTGAACGAGATTATCAATTCGGCTTGGGTGCGTGCCAAGTTAGCTGGATTAGGTCCCTCCCTAGCGGACCGCACAAAGGCTGTGCTGAATGATCTGCACGAGTGGGATCGTGAGACCCTCAAGAGTCCCAAGAAGAGAATAAATAAGTTAAAGAAAGACTTGGAGAAGGTCAGGAGGGGGCCGAACACTGCTGAGAGCCGGCAGAAAATGAAAGATATCCAGGTTTTGATTGAAAACCTGCTGGATCAAGAAGAGCTTATCTGGCTCCAACGCGGTAGAGCAAATTGGCTGTTGCATGGGGACCGTAACACAGCTTACTTTCATAAAGCAGCTTCGGCATGTAAGAAGAGGAATTGCATTAAGAAGTTACTTGATGACACCGGAGTGTGGAAGGAAACTGAGGAGGACATTAATACCATTATTTCAGATTACTTTTCTGTTCTATTCACAGCACAGGTGCATCAGCCGGACCTGAATGTGTTGTCCAAGGTACAACATCGTGTAACGGAGGACATGAATATTGCTCTTATGGCTCCCTACATGGCAGAGGAGGTTCGGAAAGCTTTGTTCTCGATTGGTGACCTCAAAGCTCCCGGGCCGGATGGATTGCATGCAGTTTTTTATAAGAGGTTTTGGCCAATGCTAGGGGAAGATCTTGTGATGGAAGTTCTTACTGCAGTTAACTCAGAGGTGATGCCACTAGGATGGAATGACACAACTATTGTTATGATCCCCAAG GGAGGCTCATCACTGACAATGTCTTAA